The following proteins come from a genomic window of Rhodothermales bacterium:
- a CDS encoding tetratricopeptide repeat protein, with amino-acid sequence MKRTNIIYGLLIAFFVLAGADGCSSDPNVEGAKLDLRNKDYDRALQNLETAISNNPANAEAYQLKGQVLSEQAFATEDPAEHTRMILEMIDAYEKALEYDPALEPEVTRALRFAYASEFQRGIQAFNRGRNDDAEFPVAALYFNNAGSIQPDSSGAYVNEAYAWMNASQPEKAMEPFEMAIEKGDTEPDSYRFLATLYQSGDRMDDAVALLERAASMYPDNVDIQTDLLNVYQLTGQIDKAMDRYTSAVARDPENELFRYNYGTLLTQMERYDEAIEQLEKAIEINPEYANAYYNLGAVFINKAVDVNEEVSALDDALRAERADLSSSEVAAREAQINALVDTRRELFGSAVAPLEKAKELFESAGEDAQPVCMALFQAYVQVNETDKAQAISACAGYDDSGN; translated from the coding sequence ATGAAGCGCACCAACATTATTTACGGCCTGCTGATCGCCTTTTTCGTCCTGGCTGGAGCCGATGGCTGTTCCAGCGATCCGAATGTGGAGGGTGCCAAGCTCGACCTCCGCAACAAGGATTACGACCGGGCCCTCCAGAACCTGGAGACCGCCATCAGCAACAATCCGGCCAATGCCGAAGCGTACCAGCTCAAAGGCCAGGTCCTTTCTGAACAGGCATTCGCCACGGAAGATCCGGCAGAGCATACCCGCATGATCCTCGAGATGATCGATGCCTACGAGAAGGCGCTCGAGTACGATCCGGCACTGGAGCCTGAAGTCACCCGTGCGCTCCGCTTTGCCTATGCGAGTGAATTCCAGCGCGGCATCCAGGCCTTCAACCGGGGCCGCAACGACGACGCCGAGTTCCCGGTGGCGGCACTGTACTTCAACAACGCCGGCTCCATCCAGCCTGACTCTTCCGGTGCCTACGTAAATGAAGCGTACGCCTGGATGAACGCCAGCCAGCCGGAAAAGGCCATGGAGCCCTTCGAGATGGCCATTGAAAAGGGCGATACGGAGCCGGACTCCTACCGCTTCCTGGCGACCCTCTACCAGTCGGGCGATCGGATGGACGATGCCGTGGCCCTCTTGGAACGCGCGGCCAGCATGTACCCGGACAACGTGGATATCCAGACGGATCTGTTGAACGTCTACCAGCTTACAGGCCAGATTGACAAGGCCATGGACCGGTACACATCGGCCGTTGCCCGCGATCCGGAAAACGAGTTGTTCCGCTACAATTACGGCACCCTCCTGACGCAGATGGAGCGGTACGATGAGGCCATCGAGCAGCTTGAGAAGGCCATTGAAATCAATCCGGAGTATGCGAACGCCTACTACAACCTGGGTGCGGTCTTTATCAACAAGGCCGTCGATGTGAACGAGGAAGTGTCGGCTCTGGACGATGCCCTGCGCGCCGAGCGGGCCGATCTGTCCTCGTCAGAGGTCGCGGCACGCGAGGCCCAGATCAATGCGCTGGTCGATACGCGTCGTGAACTCTTCGGCTCGGCGGTCGCACCCCTGGAAAAAGCCAAGGAACTGTTCGAGTCGGCTGGCGAAGATGCCCAGCCGGTTTGCATGGCCCTCTTCCAGGCCTACGTCCAGGTGAATGAGACCGACAAGGCTCAAGCCATTTCGGCCTGTGCCGGCTATGATGATTCCGGCAATTGA
- the fahA gene encoding fumarylacetoacetase translates to MTSFIPVPSDHDFPIQNLPYGVFRATPAEPARVGVAIGDYILDLTTLEEAAWLQSRSGASFFRAGSLNAFMAAGRDEWRHIRTQIQALLSADEPRLRDNEAMRRRVFFEQGAVTMELPALVGDYTDFYSSREHATNVGTMFRGKENALMPNWTHLPVGYHGRSSSLLVSGRPVRRPSGQTKPGEDGQPGFGPTRLLDFELEMGFFVGPGNALGHPIPIADTPEHIFGMVLVNDWSARDIQAWEYVPLGPFLGKNFATTLSPWVVPMDALEPFRVSGPTQDPAPLPYLTSTGPWSYDIQLEVGIRTPGAQQPDVVCRSNFRYLYWNVCQQLAHHTVNGCNARPGDLMASGTISGPEPENFGSMLELSWRGERPISLADGTSRTFLEDGDSVVMRGWAQGDGYRIGFGKAEGTVLSAVPSP, encoded by the coding sequence ATGACCTCTTTCATACCCGTCCCGTCCGATCACGATTTTCCCATCCAGAACCTGCCCTACGGCGTTTTCCGGGCAACGCCCGCCGAACCCGCCCGCGTGGGCGTGGCCATCGGGGATTACATCCTCGACTTGACGACGCTGGAAGAGGCCGCCTGGCTCCAGTCCCGCAGCGGAGCGTCCTTCTTCCGTGCCGGCTCATTGAATGCCTTCATGGCGGCCGGACGGGATGAGTGGCGGCATATCCGGACCCAGATCCAGGCCCTCTTGTCCGCCGACGAGCCGCGACTCCGGGACAACGAGGCCATGCGGCGGCGGGTGTTTTTCGAGCAGGGCGCGGTCACCATGGAATTGCCGGCGCTGGTCGGTGACTACACGGATTTCTACTCCTCCCGGGAACACGCCACGAACGTCGGCACCATGTTCCGCGGTAAGGAAAACGCCCTCATGCCGAACTGGACCCACCTTCCGGTGGGATACCACGGCCGGTCCAGTTCACTGCTTGTGTCCGGTCGACCCGTTCGTCGTCCATCCGGCCAGACCAAGCCCGGGGAGGACGGCCAGCCCGGCTTCGGCCCGACCCGCCTTTTGGATTTCGAATTGGAGATGGGCTTCTTCGTGGGCCCGGGGAATGCGCTCGGACACCCTATTCCCATTGCGGACACGCCCGAACACATTTTCGGCATGGTCCTCGTGAATGATTGGAGTGCACGCGATATCCAGGCTTGGGAGTATGTACCGCTCGGACCGTTCCTGGGAAAGAATTTTGCTACGACACTGTCGCCATGGGTGGTTCCGATGGATGCGCTGGAGCCGTTCCGCGTATCGGGTCCGACGCAGGATCCCGCACCGCTCCCCTATCTGACCTCGACGGGCCCGTGGTCCTATGATATCCAGTTGGAGGTCGGCATCCGAACCCCGGGAGCCCAGCAACCGGATGTGGTCTGTCGGTCCAACTTCCGCTATCTGTACTGGAACGTGTGTCAGCAGTTGGCGCATCACACGGTGAATGGATGCAATGCCCGCCCGGGGGACCTCATGGCATCGGGTACCATTTCGGGGCCGGAACCGGAAAACTTCGGCTCCATGCTGGAACTCAGCTGGCGGGGGGAACGCCCGATTTCCCTGGCGGACGGCACGTCCCGTACGTTCCTGGAGGACGGAGATTCGGTCGTCATGCGGGGATGGGCGCAGGGAGACGGCTATCGGATCGGGTTCGGAAAGGCCGAAGGTACCGTCCTGTCTGCCGTCCCGTCACCCTGA
- a CDS encoding Hsp20/alpha crystallin family protein: MTQIVRFSPRHDLNRLQRDFDRMFSGFFPGYDEDETPVSWTPHLDVTETNEAYILEMDVPGLSREDIQINLQDGVLTISGERQSRELQENDSVVRVERHVGRFFRSFSMPKQVNEKKIEARHENGVLTVTLPKLEDSKPRKIKIS, translated from the coding sequence ATGACACAGATTGTACGCTTTTCCCCGCGCCATGACCTGAATCGCCTGCAGCGCGATTTTGACCGCATGTTCTCCGGCTTCTTCCCGGGCTACGACGAGGACGAAACACCCGTATCCTGGACTCCCCACCTGGATGTGACCGAGACCAACGAGGCTTACATCCTGGAAATGGACGTTCCCGGCCTGTCCCGTGAGGATATCCAGATCAATCTCCAGGACGGCGTGCTGACCATTTCCGGGGAACGCCAGTCCCGTGAGCTGCAGGAGAACGACAGTGTGGTCCGCGTGGAGCGCCACGTGGGGCGCTTCTTCCGCTCGTTTTCCATGCCCAAGCAGGTCAATGAGAAGAAGATCGAGGCCCGGCACGAAAACGGCGTGCTTACGGTGACCTTGCCGAAGCTGGAAGACAGCAAGCCACGCAAGATCAAGATTTCCTGA
- a CDS encoding HAMP domain-containing sensor histidine kinase, which produces MSARSLGNTLFWRIVAILVIAELTVAAVAIGLTVRFATERSRELAVTSIESRLDAVAEEIERRSSIQDGRLHVAGALLADLALRFPDPVAILDLDGEVRHVIHADPTAFPEVRVDTTGTPEVPDAQALFSGLVVDATDNGLPGGYAVAPLYDAVGFPVGALLVQPLRQSMAWELSGANQAARESLRLVAVLAVILALLTGGGVTWWLVAPLRRIATRVSEIGKGDYGVRVDVQGTHEIALVATAVNRMADDIQRNITAMQSAHQLRQELVANVGHDLRTPLAAVQAWLEEAVRFEAEGRHADASMAVEGAERQVRRIRSLVDDLFELAVLEQSGSRLVSEPVPLGELVSDAVETVAVRTPDGVRVVIRPPEVWPMVQGDGSRLLRMLTNVLSNAVAFARTSVQIAVGTDEHALVITIRDDGPGLAPDEVERVFDRYYRGTDARTRKSGTDAGTGLGLAIARAVAEAHGGRIWMESVPGEGTAVHIRLPNPIGASWKAS; this is translated from the coding sequence GTGAGCGCGCGCTCCCTTGGCAATACCCTGTTCTGGCGGATTGTGGCCATCCTGGTGATTGCCGAACTCACGGTTGCTGCCGTGGCTATCGGCCTGACGGTACGGTTTGCCACCGAGCGCAGTCGTGAACTCGCCGTCACGTCCATAGAATCGCGGCTGGATGCGGTGGCCGAGGAAATTGAACGGCGTTCCTCCATCCAGGACGGGCGGTTGCACGTGGCCGGTGCGCTGCTGGCCGACCTGGCCCTCCGCTTTCCGGATCCTGTGGCCATTCTCGATCTGGATGGGGAGGTACGGCATGTCATCCATGCCGATCCGACCGCCTTCCCGGAAGTTCGGGTGGATACGACAGGCACGCCTGAGGTCCCCGACGCCCAGGCGTTGTTCTCCGGCTTGGTGGTGGATGCGACGGATAATGGCCTGCCCGGTGGATACGCCGTGGCTCCCCTGTATGACGCGGTCGGTTTTCCCGTGGGTGCGCTGCTCGTCCAACCCCTCCGGCAGTCCATGGCGTGGGAACTCTCGGGTGCCAATCAGGCGGCGAGGGAATCCCTTCGTCTGGTGGCCGTTCTGGCGGTCATCCTGGCGTTGCTGACCGGTGGTGGAGTAACCTGGTGGTTGGTGGCACCACTGCGCCGGATTGCTACTCGGGTATCGGAAATCGGGAAGGGGGATTACGGCGTCCGGGTGGACGTCCAAGGGACCCACGAAATCGCCTTGGTAGCCACTGCTGTGAACCGGATGGCGGATGATATCCAGCGGAACATCACGGCCATGCAGTCGGCGCACCAACTGCGGCAGGAACTCGTGGCCAACGTGGGTCATGACCTGCGGACCCCGTTGGCCGCGGTTCAGGCGTGGTTGGAGGAAGCGGTCCGATTCGAAGCGGAAGGCCGCCATGCGGACGCCTCCATGGCGGTGGAAGGAGCCGAGCGCCAGGTCCGCCGCATCCGCAGCCTCGTGGACGATCTGTTCGAATTGGCGGTCCTGGAGCAATCCGGATCCCGACTTGTCTCAGAGCCGGTTCCACTGGGAGAGTTGGTGTCGGATGCCGTGGAAACGGTCGCCGTGCGGACGCCTGATGGAGTTCGCGTGGTCATCCGGCCGCCGGAAGTGTGGCCCATGGTCCAAGGGGACGGGAGTCGTCTGCTCCGAATGCTGACAAACGTGCTGTCCAATGCCGTCGCATTTGCCCGGACATCCGTGCAGATTGCTGTCGGCACCGATGAACACGCCCTGGTCATCACCATTCGGGATGACGGCCCCGGGCTTGCACCCGATGAGGTGGAGCGGGTTTTCGATCGGTACTATCGGGGAACGGACGCGCGCACGCGGAAATCCGGGACCGATGCCGGCACCGGGCTGGGGCTGGCCATTGCCCGTGCAGTGGCCGAGGCCCACGGTGGTCGCATCTGGATGGAGTCGGTTCCGGGCGAAGGAACGGCGGTGCATATCCGTCTTCCGAACCCGATCGGAGCCTCCTGGAAGGCTTCGTGA
- a CDS encoding response regulator transcription factor, with product MASILLVEDDEELAGLVERRLSESGYAVRTVGTGPLALKAVEASVPDVVLLDIMLPELDGLEVCRRLRAAHPVLYIMMLTARSDEMDRVVGLEVGADDYVTKPFSLSELVARVRAALRRLRLLDEVAADSGADERPLEFGPLRMDPPRRRVTMDGEEVVLTVLEYDLLLYLARHPERPFTRMQLLDAVWDIQYEGYDRTVDSHVQRLRAKIESNPGAPRFIRTVWGVGYKFDPEGAS from the coding sequence ATGGCATCCATTCTACTGGTGGAGGACGACGAGGAACTGGCGGGGCTGGTGGAGCGTCGCCTTTCGGAATCCGGTTACGCGGTACGGACCGTCGGAACGGGACCCCTGGCCCTCAAAGCCGTCGAGGCGTCCGTGCCGGATGTCGTCCTGCTGGACATCATGCTGCCTGAACTGGACGGACTGGAAGTCTGCAGGCGACTGCGGGCCGCACACCCGGTGCTGTACATCATGATGTTGACTGCACGGTCGGACGAAATGGACCGGGTGGTTGGATTGGAGGTCGGCGCGGACGATTACGTCACCAAACCGTTCAGTCTTTCCGAACTCGTGGCCCGGGTGCGGGCTGCCCTGCGTCGGCTCCGATTGCTCGACGAGGTGGCGGCCGACAGCGGCGCCGACGAGCGCCCGCTGGAATTCGGGCCCCTGAGGATGGATCCGCCCCGTCGCCGTGTTACGATGGACGGAGAAGAAGTCGTGCTCACGGTCCTTGAGTACGATTTGCTGCTGTATCTGGCACGCCACCCCGAGCGTCCGTTCACGCGGATGCAATTGCTGGATGCCGTATGGGACATCCAGTACGAGGGGTACGACCGGACCGTGGATTCCCACGTCCAGCGACTCCGGGCCAAGATCGAGTCCAATCCGGGTGCCCCGCGATTCATCCGGACGGTCTGGGGGGTCGGCTACAAGTTCGACCCGGAAGGGGCATCGTGA
- a CDS encoding CoA pyrophosphatase, which yields MRFDVLMDVLGTELGKPLPGREAQLDMAPLDRLEHLAADASDRPYRDAAVLALLYPDACGMTHLLLTVRPDGMKQHAGQVALPGGRREAGESLTDTVLRETHEEVLIPPDRIALLGMLTPLHVIPSKFNVHPYVGYITEAPDLSVRTDEVAHLFGVPPVDLVRPERRKSRRQRIGQQEREVPYFDLEGHVVWGATAMMLAEFAAVLQAALPTPN from the coding sequence ATGCGATTCGATGTCTTGATGGACGTGCTCGGAACCGAGCTGGGAAAGCCGTTGCCGGGCCGGGAGGCCCAGTTGGACATGGCGCCGCTGGATCGGTTGGAGCACCTGGCTGCCGACGCGTCGGACCGTCCATACCGCGATGCCGCCGTCCTGGCCCTGCTCTATCCGGACGCATGTGGCATGACCCATCTTCTGCTGACTGTACGGCCCGATGGCATGAAACAGCACGCCGGCCAGGTCGCCTTGCCCGGAGGTCGCCGCGAGGCCGGCGAGTCCCTGACCGACACGGTGTTGCGCGAAACCCACGAAGAGGTTCTCATTCCGCCGGATCGTATTGCCCTGCTGGGCATGTTGACGCCGCTCCACGTCATTCCGTCGAAATTCAATGTGCACCCGTATGTCGGATACATCACGGAAGCGCCTGATTTGAGCGTGCGGACCGACGAGGTGGCCCATCTGTTCGGTGTGCCTCCCGTGGACCTGGTCCGGCCGGAACGACGTAAGTCCCGTCGCCAACGCATTGGCCAACAGGAACGCGAGGTCCCGTACTTCGACCTGGAAGGCCACGTCGTGTGGGGCGCGACCGCCATGATGCTTGCCGAATTCGCCGCCGTGCTTCAGGCCGCGCTGCCCACCCCCAACTGA
- a CDS encoding phosphoglucomutase/phosphomannomutase family protein yields MADRHEIAFGTDGWRAIIADGYTMDNLERVALATAAWVVETYPSNPVIVLGYDARFGGRMFADHTARVLASQGLQVIVSEGITATPVASWAVQDIGAAAGVVITASHNPPEYNGYKIKGHFGGSALPSMVKAVEARLAPWREQSYPASEAITTRDFTAAYCAYVRERIDLDRIRAAGLTIVHDAMHGSGMGLYSALLGQEHVVEHRSTVNPSFGGVAPEPIEKNLAELPGMVVSHGASAGIANDGDADRIGMFDERGNFVDSHRILALLVDYLHTDRGASGTIVKTFSTTDMLDKMGAALGLPVETTAIGFKYIGEKILEGHVLVGGEESGGMAVKGHIPERDGIFIGMLVLEMMAVRGKSLSALVDDLFRRFGPHAYWRVDAHTTASGKERILDVLQKEGGLREIAGAPVRSVADLDGYKHRMDHGWLLIRPSGTEPVLRVYAEAPTEAGARELVVDALRQLGVGSAA; encoded by the coding sequence ATGGCAGATCGACACGAAATCGCTTTCGGAACGGATGGGTGGCGGGCCATCATCGCAGACGGCTACACCATGGACAACCTGGAGCGGGTTGCGCTGGCGACGGCAGCCTGGGTCGTCGAGACCTATCCCTCCAATCCGGTCATCGTGCTGGGCTACGATGCCCGCTTCGGGGGGCGGATGTTCGCCGATCATACGGCCCGGGTACTGGCGTCCCAGGGGTTGCAGGTCATTGTGTCGGAAGGGATAACGGCGACTCCCGTTGCGAGTTGGGCCGTCCAGGATATCGGCGCCGCGGCCGGCGTCGTGATCACGGCCAGCCACAACCCGCCCGAATACAACGGATACAAGATCAAGGGCCACTTCGGAGGATCGGCGCTGCCGTCCATGGTGAAGGCCGTGGAAGCCCGTCTTGCGCCGTGGCGTGAGCAGTCCTACCCGGCGTCGGAGGCCATCACGACGCGGGACTTCACGGCGGCTTACTGTGCCTACGTGCGGGAGAGGATTGATCTGGATCGCATCCGGGCGGCAGGCCTCACCATTGTGCATGACGCCATGCATGGCTCGGGAATGGGATTGTATTCCGCCCTGCTGGGTCAGGAGCACGTGGTGGAGCATCGCTCAACCGTGAACCCGTCCTTCGGAGGTGTTGCACCGGAGCCCATCGAGAAGAACCTGGCTGAGCTCCCGGGCATGGTCGTATCGCACGGCGCATCGGCCGGTATTGCGAATGACGGGGATGCTGACCGGATCGGCATGTTCGATGAGCGCGGGAATTTCGTCGACTCGCATCGCATATTGGCCCTGCTCGTGGACTACCTGCACACGGACCGCGGCGCGTCGGGGACCATCGTGAAGACCTTTTCCACCACCGACATGCTGGACAAGATGGGGGCCGCCTTGGGCTTGCCGGTCGAGACGACGGCCATCGGATTCAAGTATATCGGGGAAAAGATCCTGGAAGGGCATGTGCTGGTGGGAGGGGAGGAATCCGGTGGAATGGCGGTGAAGGGACATATTCCCGAGCGGGATGGCATTTTCATCGGGATGCTGGTCCTGGAAATGATGGCGGTACGCGGGAAGTCGCTGAGTGCGCTCGTCGACGATCTGTTCCGGCGCTTCGGGCCGCATGCCTACTGGCGTGTGGACGCCCATACCACGGCGAGTGGAAAGGAGCGGATTCTGGACGTACTGCAGAAGGAGGGCGGGCTGCGGGAAATCGCAGGAGCCCCTGTGCGTTCGGTCGCAGACCTGGATGGGTACAAGCACCGTATGGACCACGGTTGGTTGCTCATCCGGCCGTCCGGGACCGAACCCGTGCTGCGTGTGTACGCGGAGGCGCCTACGGAAGCCGGGGCCCGGGAGCTGGTGGTGGACGCCCTTCGTCAGTTGGGGGTGGGCAGCGCGGCCTGA
- the recN gene encoding DNA repair protein RecN yields the protein MLRTLHIRDFALIEALDVEFGPGLNCITGETGAGKSILVGALKLILGDRASTDVVRPGARKAVIEGTFELAAEGSTGRIVAGVLEENDIEVLPELILRREVSGSQSRAFINDTPVTVTLLKDVASELVDLHGQHEHQSLLRTERHIPLVDAFGNLDNEVAAYRGLLAEARDIADRRARLQSEKHALGREKDLLSFQIDEIDAVAPVEGEEDAMEAERRVLENAERLFEATNQLSELMYDSDTAINDLLVQARNQLSDLTRIDPAFNDIRQEIASAQISVAEAAAFLQDYNSRIEFNPDRLEAIRVRSIDLDRLKRKYGGTLDAVLLHRQEIGERFAMASDVDGALRQLDDAFHEVTDRLSAQAWRLSGLRRKAADGIESLIVEELGRLGMPESRFRVELVQDVDPVGWIRSENGTTFTAGARGVDRGGFLISTNPGMDIMPLARVASGGEISRIMLAMKSILARTDQLPILIFDEIDTGISGATAQKVADCMASLGESLQILAITHLPQVAAAGRSQYRVAKETDGDVTRTRITRLDEAARIHEIAALLSGSTVTEAARASARELLKL from the coding sequence TTGCTCCGAACGCTTCATATCCGGGATTTTGCACTCATCGAGGCGCTTGACGTCGAGTTCGGCCCCGGTCTGAATTGCATTACCGGTGAGACGGGGGCGGGGAAGTCCATCCTGGTCGGCGCGCTCAAGTTGATCCTCGGGGATCGCGCTTCGACCGACGTGGTCCGCCCCGGTGCACGCAAGGCCGTCATTGAGGGCACCTTTGAACTCGCTGCCGAGGGTTCGACCGGCCGGATTGTGGCAGGGGTGCTGGAGGAAAATGACATTGAAGTCCTCCCGGAACTCATCCTCCGGCGGGAAGTGTCCGGCTCACAGAGTCGCGCGTTCATCAATGACACGCCGGTAACCGTGACCTTGTTGAAGGATGTCGCCTCCGAGCTGGTGGACCTGCACGGCCAGCATGAGCATCAGTCATTGCTTCGGACGGAGCGCCACATCCCGCTCGTGGATGCGTTCGGCAATCTGGACAACGAGGTGGCGGCGTACAGAGGGTTGCTGGCCGAAGCCCGCGACATCGCCGACCGCCGAGCCCGTCTCCAGTCCGAGAAGCATGCGTTGGGCCGGGAGAAGGATTTGCTGTCCTTCCAGATCGACGAAATTGACGCAGTGGCTCCGGTGGAAGGCGAGGAAGACGCCATGGAGGCCGAGCGTCGTGTGCTGGAGAATGCAGAGCGCCTGTTCGAGGCCACCAATCAATTGTCCGAGTTGATGTACGACTCCGACACGGCCATCAATGACCTCCTGGTGCAGGCAAGGAACCAGCTGTCGGATTTGACACGCATTGACCCTGCGTTCAATGATATTCGCCAGGAAATCGCCTCGGCGCAGATTTCAGTCGCTGAAGCGGCGGCGTTCCTGCAGGATTACAACTCGCGCATCGAATTCAATCCGGACAGGCTGGAGGCCATCCGGGTGCGTTCCATCGACCTGGACCGCCTGAAGCGGAAGTATGGAGGCACGCTCGATGCGGTGCTGTTGCATCGCCAGGAAATCGGTGAGCGCTTTGCCATGGCCAGCGATGTGGACGGTGCGTTGAGGCAGTTGGATGATGCCTTCCACGAGGTCACGGACCGATTGTCCGCCCAGGCCTGGCGGTTATCCGGCCTGCGCAGAAAAGCTGCGGACGGTATTGAATCGTTGATTGTGGAAGAGTTGGGTCGGCTCGGCATGCCGGAAAGTCGGTTCCGCGTTGAATTGGTCCAGGACGTCGATCCGGTTGGTTGGATCCGATCGGAGAACGGGACCACATTCACGGCCGGTGCCCGGGGTGTGGACCGGGGGGGCTTCCTGATATCCACGAATCCGGGCATGGACATCATGCCGCTGGCCCGGGTGGCCTCTGGCGGTGAAATCTCGCGGATCATGTTGGCCATGAAGTCCATCCTGGCCCGGACCGACCAACTGCCCATCCTCATTTTCGACGAGATTGATACGGGCATATCGGGAGCGACGGCACAAAAGGTGGCTGATTGCATGGCCTCCCTCGGAGAATCCCTTCAGATCCTGGCCATCACCCACTTGCCGCAGGTTGCGGCAGCCGGACGATCCCAGTATCGGGTGGCGAAAGAAACCGACGGGGACGTCACGCGGACGCGCATTACCCGTCTGGACGAAGCCGCCCGCATCCACGAAATAGCCGCCTTGCTGTCCGGAAGTACCGTGACGGAAGCGGCGCGCGCGAGCGCTCGTGAACTCCTCAAACTGTAA